Part of the Methanobrevibacter boviskoreani JH1 genome is shown below.
GAAGAGGCAATTGATTATATCTTTAACAAGGTAAATGTTGGAGACACTTTAGAGTTATCCTATAATCGTATATATGCTCCTGGTGAAGTCATTAGTATTGTTGAACCAGATGAAGAAACCGGTGAAGGTGTAAGGGTCAACTTAGAGCTTAATGGTAAAATGTTAAATGACTGTGTTGAAGTTGACTTAAATAATATTAAAGATGAGTTAATTGAGGTTCATCATATACATGATGGAGAGGAAATAGTAATAGAAATATTATAGACATGACTTTATTGACAATTCTTAATTAGAATCTTTATATTTTTTATAAATTTTTAAGATATTTCACTTTATTTTTAACCAAAGACCTTAGAAACTTTATTAATTTTTTTCATCTTTTTTTATTATTTTATTAAGATCTGTTTTTAAATATTTAAGTGAGTCTTGATGTTTTATTTATTAAAAGATAATTTTTTTTTAATAAGTTAATGTAGGACTGTAATCTGTTTTGATGGGGGATTATAAAAATAGGGGGTTATCGATTTTAATTAATAAATAGTTTTTTTTAATAATTTAATGTAAATATGTTTTTTTTAATTGTTTTTTTTTGATAGGGAGCTACAGAAATAGAATTTTATTATTTAAACTAAGAAATAGTTTTATTTATTAGATTGAATATTTTTTAATATAAAAAAATATTTAAAAAATTAAAAATAATAGAGGTAATCTATTCATCAATTACTTCATAGTAGGAACCAATTGCACATGCCTTACAAACCGGTTTTCCACCAAGGTAAACTTGTTGATCATCAGCTATTTTCTCACCACATACTGAACAGAATGTTGAGGTGTGAAGTGCTCCTGGTTTTTGAGCTTCTTTAAGTCCTACAATTCTTACCTTTTCAACATTGAATAACTCTTCCGGTGGGGTCTCCCTAAATCTTTTGACCATTTCTTCTTTAGTTTCACATTGATCTCCAGGTTTGTTTGCATCTGCATCAGATACTCTGATTGCCTCCTCGGTGTCCATGTTATAGAATGTGACTGCAAATCTACCATAGTACATTTGTTTCAATGCTCTTTTTCCCATGTTACAATGGGTTACAACTAAAATAGCATCGGACATACATCTATCGTTTTCAACAAATACCATTAAATTTTTATGTCTTTTGTTAAGTTCCATTCCCATTAATTCCATTCCATACATAGCAAGTTTGGTTCCAATAGCTATTCCTCCACAGACTTCACCATGGAATTCTTTAACTTTTGCAAGTTGTTCATCATATTCTTTTAAGTCCATTTTTTCACCTTTATTAATTTTATTTATTTATTTATTTATTTATTTATTTGATTTGATTATATAATCAACATAAGTATTTATAAACAATATTTGGCTTTAATCTTCCAGTATAAGCTATAACTTTTCATTATCTAATTATTCATAAGGAACACACAGTTTCCGATTGTCCTCAAGCTCAATTAATCTTACATTATTAACGTCATATGCTTTTTTAATATTCTCTTCCGTTACAACCTCGTTGGGATTTCCGAAAGCTATAAAATGTTTGTCCTTCATAACTGCTACCTTGTTGCTTGCAATGAATGCATGATTTGGGTTGTGGATACTCATTATAACTGACAATCCGCTGGCAGCTAACTCTTTTATGATATTCAATAGTCTGAATTGATTTCCAAAGTCAAGGTGTGAGGTAGGTTCATCTAAAATAAGTATATCCGGTTCCTGAGCCAGAACCCTTGCAAGAAATACCAATTGCCTTTCCCCTCCACTGATGTTTGTGTAGTTTTTATCTTTGAGATATTCTATGTTTAATGTTTTAAGTGCATTGTCCGCTATTTCTATATCCTCTTTTTTTGGGTATTCCCTTAGATTAACGTAAGGTGCCCTTCCCATTATCACAACTTCCTCAACTGTAAATGGGAATGTTGGGATATGTCCCTGTGGAATATATCCGATGTTTCTGGATATCTCCTTAAAGTCCATATTTTGGATATTTTTGCCTTTAATCAATATTTCCCCTTTATCTGGCTTATTAATGCCATTTAAACATTTAAGAAGTGTGGTTTTACCGGTTCCATTTGGACCTAAAATAGATAGGACATCTCCCTTGTCTATATTAAAGCTTATATCCTCAAATATAAATGGGGATTCATCATCATATCTAAATGAGATATCTTCAACATCTAATAACTTTTCCATATTTACACTTCTTTTATAAGATATTTTATTTTTAATATTAAATTCTATAGAACACTTTGGTAAAAATTATATTTTAATTGAAACTATGACCATTCTGAGTAACCTTTTCTAAGTAAGTATAAGAATATTGGCACACCAATCACAGCAGTTAAAATACCTATCGGGATTTCAATACTTATT
Proteins encoded:
- a CDS encoding DUF2097 domain-containing protein gives rise to the protein MVQDGEEIQMTPEEAIDYIFNKVNVGDTLELSYNRIYAPGEVISIVEPDEETGEGVRVNLELNGKMLNDCVEVDLNNIKDELIEVHHIHDGEEIVIEIL
- a CDS encoding FmdE family protein, producing MDLKEYDEQLAKVKEFHGEVCGGIAIGTKLAMYGMELMGMELNKRHKNLMVFVENDRCMSDAILVVTHCNMGKRALKQMYYGRFAVTFYNMDTEEAIRVSDADANKPGDQCETKEEMVKRFRETPPEELFNVEKVRIVGLKEAQKPGALHTSTFCSVCGEKIADDQQVYLGGKPVCKACAIGSYYEVIDE
- a CDS encoding ABC transporter ATP-binding protein, which produces MEKLLDVEDISFRYDDESPFIFEDISFNIDKGDVLSILGPNGTGKTTLLKCLNGINKPDKGEILIKGKNIQNMDFKEISRNIGYIPQGHIPTFPFTVEEVVIMGRAPYVNLREYPKKEDIEIADNALKTLNIEYLKDKNYTNISGGERQLVFLARVLAQEPDILILDEPTSHLDFGNQFRLLNIIKELAASGLSVIMSIHNPNHAFIASNKVAVMKDKHFIAFGNPNEVVTEENIKKAYDVNNVRLIELEDNRKLCVPYE